CAAATTGGGTAGGCAAAGATATAGAATTAATGGCAAAAAAGAAACCAACCTTAGTTTTTAATCATGCAAATCTGACGTTTGAACAAAAGAAGGTCAGTTGGCAATCAAAATTAGGTTATGGTCTCATGATTTTAAGCGGAATTCTCGTTTTTGGATTCATTTCAGTTATGGTTTCACACAAGATTTTCCCATCGCCTAATGAACAAAGTCTGAATAGAAGAATCAAACTTTTACAAAAGGAATATCAAACCCTTGATAGGCACCTAAGTCTTGTAAACGAAGATTTGGCTACACTTAGAAAGCGAGATGAAAATATGTATCGCGTTATTTATCAAAGGGATCCCTTGGATGAAAATATTTGGAAATCTGTAGAAAATGGTGTAGAAAAGTATGACCTATTGACCAAAGAATCAGAATATAAAGTGATTGGAGATATTTTGAAAAAAATTACCATCGTTCGAAACACGATGAAACTACAAGAACGCTCATACAATGAATTAGCGGACCTCGTGAGAAGAAAGGATGAAATGTTAAGTTCAATTCCATCTATACAACCAGTATCCAATAAAGATTTGACGCGCATTGCTTCTGGCTTTGGGTGGCGTATGCACCCCATTTATAGAATACCCAAGCGGCATGAAGGTGTTGATTTTACAGCGCCTAGTGGTACCCCGATATACGTGTCCGGAGATGGGGTAGTTATGACTTGCAGCTATGATGGAGGCTATGGTAATTGTATCGTAGTAAATCATGGCTACGGTTATAAAACCCGATATGCCCACCTTTCAAGTTATGCTGTCAGACCAGGGGAAAAGGTTAAACGTGGTCAAAAAATAGGATTGGTTGGCAATTCAGGTGCTTCAGTAGGTCCACATCTGCACTATGAAGTAGAGTACAACGACCAAAAAGTAGATCCAGCTTTATTCTTTTACAATGATTTAAATAAAGAACAGTTTGAAGAAGTAGTTAAAATAACCAATGCCAGAGGTAAGTCCTTTGATTAAAATATAATGTAAATAAAAATGGGAACACATTCCAAACAAACTAGAAATAAAATATCTTATTGGAATTCAATATTTAGCATCACAACAGTTCTCTTCTTAACTGGATTTTTAAGTATATTTATATGGATAGCAAAAAATACCAGCGATGCTTTAAAAGAAAGTGTTTACATTCAAGTAGAATTAATAGATTCTAAGCAAAGCGACTACGACAATTTTAAAGCAGAGTTGGAGAATTTGTCTGCTGTCAAAAAAGTGAAATTTGTTTCTAAAGATGTAGCTGCTGCCAAACTAAAGAAAGAAATCAATGAAGATTTTATTAATGTTATTGGTTATAATCCTCTCTTTAACTCATTTGAAGTCAATATTAAATCTGAAGTGTTTAAGCCAGAGGTGCTGGAAAACACGAAAAAGTGGATATTAAAAAATCCCTTAGTTAAAGATGCCACTTATCCAAAGGTTATATCCAAAACATTAGATAAAAATTTGAGAAAAGTTTCTCTAATTTTAGGTGCAATCACACTTTTTCTGCTAATAATAGCCATAGTCCTAATAGATAGCACAATCCGTCTGGCAATGTTTTCTGATAGATTTTTGATAAAAAGTATGCAGCTTGTGGGAGCCACTAGATGGTTTATAATAAGACCATATATTTGGCGAGGGATATTAAATGGCATTGTTAGTGCCTTGATTGCGTCCGCATTATTGATATTGATATTATACTTTTTTGACAAGTACACTCAACTACTAGAATTGCAAAAAGAATTAAAATATTTGTCTATCATATTTTTTGGACTAATTTTGCTAGGTGTCATACTTTCATTTATTAGTACCTTTTTTGCTGTTAATAAATATTTAAGAATGAAACTGGACTCTTTATACTAAAATAAATAATTTAACATTCACTAAAATGTCAAAAAAAGCACAAGTAAAAACTGATTTGAACCTAGATAAAGTTGAAACTAAAAAAGTAGAAGATACGAAAAGCTATAGCAGTCCTTTATTATTCGGCAAGAAGAATTATCAATTGATGCTATTAGGCTTGATTGTTATTTTCGTAGGATACGGATTGATGATGGGTACTAATAATGATGTAGAAAGCCTCACTGCAACCTTTCCTAAAGAAGAGGTATATAGTGTTCGTAGAATAGTCGTAGCGCCTATAGTTATAATCGTAGGCTTTTTGATTGAAATTTACGCCATATTATCTGCTAAAAAAGAAAATTAATGACTTACTTCGAAGCGTTTATAATAGCGCTAGTAGAAGGTCTTACTGAATTTCTCCCTGTGTCCTCTACGGGGCATATGATACTAGCTTCTGCTGCACTTGGACTTAGAACCAGTTCCTTCCTCAATCTTTTCATAATTTCTATTCAGTTTGGAGCTATTTTATCGGTCGTGGCTCTTTATTGGAAGCGTTTTTTCGTTGGATTTCAGTTTTATATTAACATTGCCTATGCCGCCCTTCCTACGCTAATCATCGCCTTTTTATTAAAAAAATATGTTGATCAGGCTTTGGGTAGTGTACTTATTGTAGGAATCAACTTATTTATAGGCGGCTGGATTATGCTCTATCTTGAGCCCTATTTCAATAAAAAGTCTGAGTTTAAAGAAAAGATAAAACCTTATAATTTTTTTTTAATCGGAGTCTTTCAAGCAATCTCTATTTTTCCCGGAGTTTCTAGGTCTGCAGCCACTATATATGGTGGGATGTTTCAAGGAATGACTAGAAAAGATGCCGCTGAATTTTCTTTTGTTTTAGCGGTACCAATAATGTTTCTAGCAACCGTTAAAGACTTATACGATTTCTTAAAAGAAGGAACTTCAGCACTTAATACGCAAGAAATTTCTTTGCTTTTTTTCGGCAATATAGTCGCATTTATTATAGCCGTTTTAGCAATCAAGTTCTTTGTTTCGTATATTGTGAAATATGGATTTAAAGTATTCGCTTATTATAGAATCATAATAGGTTTACTAGTCATTTTGCTTTATAAATATTTTGGATTTTCTTTGCAAATGATATAATCTTATGAATCTTTTAGATGAACTAGAAAATGGTACTATTCTACCAGTATATAAACCTCTTGATTGGACTTCGTTTGATGTCGTAAAGAAAATTAAAGGACTAACAAGAAAATCTGTATCAAAACTAAAAATAGGACATGCGGGGACTCTAGATCCCTTAGCAGAAGGCTTACTTATCATTTGTACACAAAAAATGACCAAACAAGTCGATGCT
The nucleotide sequence above comes from Chitinophagales bacterium. Encoded proteins:
- a CDS encoding M23 family metallopeptidase; protein product: MAKKKPTLVFNHANLTFEQKKVSWQSKLGYGLMILSGILVFGFISVMVSHKIFPSPNEQSLNRRIKLLQKEYQTLDRHLSLVNEDLATLRKRDENMYRVIYQRDPLDENIWKSVENGVEKYDLLTKESEYKVIGDILKKITIVRNTMKLQERSYNELADLVRRKDEMLSSIPSIQPVSNKDLTRIASGFGWRMHPIYRIPKRHEGVDFTAPSGTPIYVSGDGVVMTCSYDGGYGNCIVVNHGYGYKTRYAHLSSYAVRPGEKVKRGQKIGLVGNSGASVGPHLHYEVEYNDQKVDPALFFYNDLNKEQFEEVVKITNARGKSFD
- a CDS encoding DUF3098 domain-containing protein codes for the protein MSKKAQVKTDLNLDKVETKKVEDTKSYSSPLLFGKKNYQLMLLGLIVIFVGYGLMMGTNNDVESLTATFPKEEVYSVRRIVVAPIVIIVGFLIEIYAILSAKKEN
- a CDS encoding undecaprenyl-diphosphate phosphatase codes for the protein MTYFEAFIIALVEGLTEFLPVSSTGHMILASAALGLRTSSFLNLFIISIQFGAILSVVALYWKRFFVGFQFYINIAYAALPTLIIAFLLKKYVDQALGSVLIVGINLFIGGWIMLYLEPYFNKKSEFKEKIKPYNFFLIGVFQAISIFPGVSRSAATIYGGMFQGMTRKDAAEFSFVLAVPIMFLATVKDLYDFLKEGTSALNTQEISLLFFGNIVAFIIAVLAIKFFVSYIVKYGFKVFAYYRIIIGLLVILLYKYFGFSLQMI